The Bradyrhizobium sp. WBAH42 genome includes a window with the following:
- a CDS encoding DUF3307 domain-containing protein, with protein sequence MSLLTFKHVIADFVLQTAWMAHGKDQKHGWALPLLVHCLVHLAVALPLIVIVAPRFWFVAFIDFAIHITIDRAKGFVSANFGVDLAHPWFWTLIGVDQALHHLTGFGLSIFMAAN encoded by the coding sequence ATGTCGCTGCTCACCTTCAAGCACGTCATCGCCGATTTCGTTCTTCAAACCGCCTGGATGGCGCACGGCAAGGACCAGAAGCATGGCTGGGCCCTGCCGCTCCTGGTGCACTGCCTGGTCCACCTTGCCGTCGCGCTGCCGCTGATCGTGATCGTGGCGCCGAGATTCTGGTTCGTCGCCTTCATCGACTTCGCGATCCACATCACGATCGACCGCGCCAAGGGATTCGTCTCCGCCAATTTCGGCGTCGACCTCGCCCATCCCTGGTTCTGGACCCTGATCGGCGTCGACCAGGCGCTGCATCACCTGACCGGCTTCGGCCTCTCCATCTTCATGGCGGCGAACTGA